The following proteins come from a genomic window of Pseudomonas putida:
- a CDS encoding Lrp/AsnC family transcriptional regulator, with amino-acid sequence MDSFDQHILTLLQRDASLSLKDLAEAVNLSTTPCWKRVKRLEEDGYILGRVALLDPERLGLGLTVFVQLKTQRHDSAWLEQFAETVKGFEEVMEFYRMSGDWDYMLRVVVGDIAAYDRFYKKLITSTDGLSNITSSFAMEQMKYTTAFPVHRP; translated from the coding sequence ATGGACAGCTTCGACCAGCACATCCTCACCCTGCTTCAGCGCGACGCCTCGCTCTCGCTCAAGGACCTGGCCGAAGCCGTCAACCTGTCCACCACCCCCTGCTGGAAGCGGGTCAAACGCCTGGAAGAGGATGGCTACATCCTCGGCCGCGTCGCCCTGCTCGACCCCGAACGCCTGGGCCTGGGCCTGACGGTGTTCGTCCAGCTCAAGACCCAGCGCCATGACAGCGCCTGGCTGGAGCAGTTTGCCGAGACGGTGAAAGGCTTCGAGGAGGTGATGGAGTTCTATCGCATGTCTGGGGACTGGGATTACATGCTGCGGGTGGTGGTGGGGGATATCGCCGCCTACGACCGGTTCTACAAAAAGCTGATTACCAGCACCGATGGGCTCTCCAACATCACGTCCAGCTTTGCCATGGAACAGATGAAATACACCACGGCTTTCCCGGTACACAGGCCCTGA